From Rhodovastum atsumiense, a single genomic window includes:
- a CDS encoding CarD family transcriptional regulator produces MKTAEANIVPPGPPTPASHSDPVLRPLAREESFAEGDYVVYPTHGVGKIDKIAIEEIAGHRLDLIHITFEENRMTLRVPVAKARSAGLRRLATQTKFDEALAVLKGRARVKRTMWSRRAQEYEAKINSGDPIAIAEVVRDLHRNAGQPDQSFSERHIYESAMDRLAAELAALDRTDKASAAIKLANFLKSI; encoded by the coding sequence GTGAAAACTGCGGAAGCGAACATTGTCCCCCCCGGCCCTCCGACACCGGCCAGCCATTCGGATCCCGTTCTCCGCCCCCTTGCCAGGGAAGAGAGCTTCGCCGAAGGCGACTACGTGGTCTATCCAACCCACGGCGTCGGCAAGATCGACAAGATCGCCATCGAGGAGATCGCCGGGCACCGCCTGGATCTGATCCACATCACCTTCGAGGAAAATCGCATGACGCTGCGGGTGCCGGTCGCCAAGGCCCGCAGCGCCGGACTGCGCAGGCTCGCCACGCAAACCAAGTTCGACGAGGCGCTCGCCGTGCTGAAAGGCCGGGCCAGGGTCAAGCGGACGATGTGGTCGCGCCGGGCTCAGGAATACGAGGCCAAGATCAATTCCGGCGACCCCATCGCCATCGCCGAGGTGGTGCGCGACCTGCACCGCAACGCCGGCCAACCCGACCAGAGCTTCTCCGAACGCCATATCTATGAATCGGCGATGGATCGCCTGGCCGCCGAGCTGGCGGCGCTGGACCGCACCGACAAGGCCAGTGCCGCGATCAAGCTGGCGAACTTCCTGAAGTCGATCTGA
- a CDS encoding ABC transporter permease — translation MWLIFRLARRDLRGGVRGLRIVLACLALGVAAIAAVGTLREGIERGLARDGARLLGGDLAVQGGADPLPQDLRDWLAARGARVSEVVTMRSMLVAPSGERLLVELKAVDAAWPLIGEAGSDPQGAGLAGGFWAEPLVIERLRLQPGDPVRVGTAVLPLRAALTAEPDRVSTSSLFGPRVLIALADLPATGLLAPGAIAEHALRAVLPPGTDVATTITDLRAAFPGTGWRIRDATAAAPGVNRFIDRTSLFMTLVGLTSLLVGGIGVANGVSAWIEARARSIATLRCLGAAPVLVFAICLVQVLALAGLGVLAGLAVGAVLPPLAGWALSGVLPVAPDPGPFLQPLALAAGYGLLTAATFALWPLARAMRISGAALFRDALQPERVRPPGWLIAANLGLVLALVGLTVATAQERLFAAWFCLAALVTLLLFRAGAWGVMRLARRLPAPPWPWARLGLSNLHRPGAPTPLMLVSVGIGLSTLAAVALIEGNLRRQVAEQLPERAPSFFFIDIQNDQMPEFRRIVGGMPSVQDLREVPSLRARIVAVNGVPAEQVQATPETTWALRGDRGLTYAAAMPEGTRLVAGSWWPADYDGRPLVSFDAALARGWGIGLGDVIRVNVLGRDIDLQVASLRDIAWRSLDINFTLVASPGLLARAPHTHIATVRAAPEAQAALLKRVTDALPNVSGIRVADVLATVAALLGQIGAALSVTGAVTLVAGALVLAGAVAAGQRRRIQEAVILKSLGATRSQVRAAWLVEFGILGLAAGLIAALVGTLASWAVVRGVMGADWSFLPERLGLTVLGCVALMLGFGYAGTAAALRARAAPLLRNE, via the coding sequence ATGTGGTTGATCTTTCGCCTCGCGCGCCGCGACCTGCGCGGTGGCGTCAGGGGCCTGCGCATCGTGCTCGCCTGTCTCGCCCTGGGTGTGGCGGCGATTGCGGCGGTCGGAACGCTGCGGGAAGGGATCGAGCGTGGCCTGGCGCGTGACGGGGCGCGCCTGCTCGGTGGTGACCTGGCGGTCCAGGGCGGGGCCGACCCGTTGCCGCAGGACCTGCGGGACTGGCTTGCGGCAAGGGGGGCGCGGGTTTCCGAGGTAGTAACCATGCGCTCCATGCTGGTGGCGCCCTCGGGGGAGCGGCTGTTGGTCGAGCTGAAGGCGGTGGATGCCGCCTGGCCGCTGATCGGCGAGGCCGGTTCGGATCCGCAAGGTGCCGGGTTGGCCGGCGGTTTCTGGGCCGAGCCATTGGTGATCGAGCGCCTGCGGCTGCAGCCGGGTGATCCGGTGCGGGTGGGGACTGCGGTCCTGCCGCTGCGGGCGGCGCTGACGGCCGAGCCCGACCGGGTCTCGACCTCCTCGTTGTTCGGGCCGCGCGTGCTGATCGCGCTTGCCGACCTGCCGGCGACCGGCCTGCTGGCGCCCGGGGCCATTGCCGAGCACGCGCTGCGGGCAGTGCTGCCGCCGGGGACGGATGTGGCAACGACGATCACCGACCTGCGGGCCGCTTTCCCCGGAACCGGCTGGCGCATCCGGGACGCGACGGCGGCCGCGCCGGGGGTGAACCGTTTCATCGACCGCACCAGCCTGTTCATGACCCTGGTCGGGCTGACCAGCCTGCTGGTCGGCGGCATTGGCGTGGCCAACGGGGTCTCCGCCTGGATCGAGGCGCGGGCGCGCAGCATCGCGACCTTGCGCTGCCTGGGGGCGGCGCCGGTCCTGGTGTTCGCGATCTGCCTCGTGCAGGTGCTGGCGCTGGCCGGGCTTGGCGTGCTGGCCGGGCTGGCGGTCGGGGCGGTGCTGCCGCCGCTGGCCGGGTGGGCGCTGTCGGGGGTGCTGCCGGTGGCGCCGGATCCGGGACCCTTCCTGCAACCGCTGGCGCTCGCGGCCGGGTATGGCCTGCTGACCGCCGCCACCTTTGCCTTGTGGCCGCTGGCGCGGGCGATGCGCATTTCCGGCGCGGCATTGTTCCGCGATGCCCTGCAGCCCGAGCGGGTGCGTCCGCCGGGCTGGCTGATCGCGGCCAATCTCGGCCTGGTGCTGGCCCTGGTCGGCCTGACCGTGGCGACGGCGCAGGAGCGGCTGTTCGCGGCGTGGTTCTGCCTGGCGGCCCTGGTGACGCTGTTGCTGTTCCGCGCGGGGGCATGGGGGGTGATGCGGCTGGCGCGCCGGCTGCCGGCGCCGCCCTGGCCGTGGGCGCGGCTGGGGCTTTCCAATCTGCACCGGCCGGGGGCGCCGACACCGCTGATGCTGGTCTCCGTCGGCATCGGCCTGTCCACGCTGGCGGCGGTGGCGCTGATCGAAGGGAATCTGCGCCGGCAGGTCGCCGAGCAACTGCCTGAGCGGGCGCCGAGCTTCTTCTTCATCGACATCCAGAACGACCAGATGCCGGAATTCCGGCGCATCGTCGGCGGCATGCCCAGCGTGCAGGATCTGCGCGAGGTGCCCAGCCTGCGCGCGCGCATCGTCGCCGTGAACGGCGTGCCGGCCGAGCAGGTGCAGGCCACGCCGGAGACGACCTGGGCGCTGCGGGGCGACCGTGGCCTGACCTATGCGGCGGCGATGCCGGAGGGCACGCGGCTGGTCGCCGGATCCTGGTGGCCCGCCGATTACGATGGCCGGCCGCTGGTTTCCTTCGACGCCGCCCTGGCCCGGGGCTGGGGGATAGGGCTCGGCGACGTCATCCGGGTCAACGTGCTCGGTCGCGACATCGACCTGCAGGTGGCCAGCCTGCGCGACATCGCCTGGCGCAGCCTCGACATCAACTTCACCCTGGTGGCGAGCCCCGGCCTGCTGGCACGCGCGCCGCACACGCATATCGCGACGGTCCGCGCCGCCCCGGAGGCGCAGGCGGCGTTGTTAAAAAGAGTGACGGACGCCCTGCCCAATGTTTCGGGAATCCGGGTGGCCGACGTGCTGGCGACGGTCGCCGCGCTGCTCGGACAGATCGGCGCGGCCCTTTCGGTGACCGGCGCGGTGACGTTGGTGGCCGGTGCGCTGGTGCTGGCGGGGGCGGTCGCGGCGGGGCAGAGGCGCCGCATCCAGGAGGCGGTCATCCTCAAAAGCCTTGGTGCCACGCGGTCCCAGGTGCGTGCGGCCTGGCTGGTAGAGTTTGGAATCCTTGGCCTTGCCGCGGGCCTGATCGCCGCCCTGGTCGGCACGCTGGCAAGCTGGGCGGTGGTACGCGGCGTGATGGGGGCGGACTGGTCATTCCTGCCGGAGCGGCTTGGATTGACCGTGCTGGGCTGTGTGGCGCTGATGCTGGGTTTCGGCTATGCCGGAACGGCCGCCGCGCTGCGCGCGCGGGCCGCTCCGCTGTTGCGGAACGAGTAG
- a CDS encoding Bax inhibitor-1/YccA family protein, which translates to MAFSPDYRTYTGATRAAETAAVLDAGLRAYMLRVYNWMASGLVLTGIVAFAIANTSLLEVFYPLTMTPSGRMVHAPGVLAWISIFAPLAFILVLNFGVNRLSATAVQGLYWAFCLAMGASLTNIFLIYTGASVARVFFITAGTFAAMSIFGYATRRDLTKLGSFLIMGLFGIVLASLVNIFLGSAGLQFVISIIGVLVFTGLTAYDTQRIKSDFVEFAYAYGPDEAAKRSVFDALGLYLNFINLFQMLLMLLGNRNSD; encoded by the coding sequence ATGGCTTTCAGTCCCGACTATCGGACCTACACGGGGGCGACCCGCGCAGCCGAGACGGCGGCAGTACTGGACGCAGGCCTGCGCGCCTATATGCTTCGCGTCTACAACTGGATGGCATCCGGCCTGGTGCTCACCGGCATCGTGGCCTTTGCCATCGCCAATACCAGCCTGCTCGAGGTTTTCTACCCGCTCACCATGACCCCGAGCGGCCGGATGGTGCACGCGCCGGGCGTCCTTGCCTGGATCAGCATCTTCGCGCCGCTGGCCTTCATCCTGGTTCTGAACTTCGGTGTGAACCGGCTTTCCGCCACCGCGGTGCAGGGGCTCTATTGGGCTTTCTGCCTGGCGATGGGCGCGAGCCTGACGAATATCTTCCTGATCTACACCGGCGCTTCCGTCGCCCGGGTGTTCTTCATCACGGCCGGCACCTTCGCCGCGATGAGCATCTTCGGCTATGCCACGCGTCGCGACCTGACCAAGCTCGGCAGCTTCCTGATCATGGGGCTGTTCGGCATCGTGCTGGCCAGCCTGGTGAATATCTTCCTGGGCAGTGCCGGCCTGCAGTTCGTGATCAGCATCATCGGCGTGCTGGTGTTCACCGGCCTGACCGCCTACGACACCCAGCGGATCAAGTCGGATTTCGTCGAGTTCGCCTATGCCTATGGCCCGGACGAGGCCGCCAAGCGGAGCGTGTTCGACGCACTCGGCCTGTATCTGAACTTCATCAACCTGTTCCAGATGCTGCTGATGCTGCTCGGCAACCGCAACAGCGACTGA
- the fdxA gene encoding ferredoxin FdxA, producing MTYVVTENCIRCKYMDCVEVCPVDCFYVGENMLVIHPDECIDCGVCEPECPAEAIAPDSDDRAAAWAETNRTYSALWPNITRKGEPPADADEWKTKEDKAKLFSPEPGVP from the coding sequence ATGACCTACGTGGTCACGGAAAACTGCATCCGCTGCAAGTACATGGACTGCGTGGAAGTCTGCCCTGTGGACTGCTTCTACGTCGGCGAGAATATGTTGGTGATCCATCCGGACGAATGCATTGATTGCGGCGTCTGCGAACCGGAATGCCCGGCCGAGGCGATCGCGCCGGACAGCGACGACCGGGCTGCCGCCTGGGCGGAAACCAACCGCACCTACTCGGCGCTGTGGCCGAACATCACCCGCAAGGGCGAGCCGCCAGCCGACGCCGACGAGTGGAAGACCAAGGAAGACAAGGCCAAGCTGTTCTCGCCCGAACCGGGCGTTCCCTGA
- a CDS encoding RNA-binding S4 domain-containing protein, which produces MAAGRPDPSTAGGTEDRDWQRLDKWLWCARFMKARSDCARLVGEGMVRINRQPTDKAHARLRVGDVLTLPLRGRVLVVAVRALAIRRGPATEARLLYHEIAPAEVDAAPPHTCGSDETAAYPAPDPIPTRSPQ; this is translated from the coding sequence ATGGCGGCCGGGCGCCCCGACCCATCGACGGCGGGCGGCACGGAAGACCGCGACTGGCAGCGCCTGGACAAATGGCTGTGGTGCGCGCGCTTCATGAAGGCGCGGTCCGATTGCGCCCGCCTGGTCGGCGAAGGCATGGTGCGCATCAACCGCCAGCCGACCGACAAAGCGCATGCCCGGCTGCGGGTGGGCGACGTGCTGACCTTGCCGTTGCGCGGGCGGGTGCTGGTCGTCGCGGTGCGCGCCCTCGCCATCCGTCGCGGCCCCGCCACGGAAGCGCGGCTGCTATACCACGAAATTGCCCCGGCCGAGGTCGATGCGGCCCCGCCCCACACTTGCGGTAGTGACGAAACGGCGGCATACCCCGCGCCTGACCCTATTCCGACCAGGAGTCCGCAATGA
- a CDS encoding ABC transporter ATP-binding protein: MDAIAPSHPAPDLGPNASSPLVEVRDLRLTVQSSAGPVNILQGIDLQVAAGEAVGIVGPSGSGKTSLLMVLAGLERATGGRVQVDGNDLTAMSEDALARFRRQSVGIVFQAFHLIPTMTALENVAIPLELAGVAAAFAQAEASLRAVGLGHRLTHRPGQLSGGEQQRVALARAFAAAPRLLLADEPTGNLDRATGDAVMDLLFSLQAERGSTLMLITHDPALAHRCSRIVHVADGRIAS; encoded by the coding sequence ATGGATGCCATCGCCCCTTCCCACCCCGCCCCGGACCTGGGTCCGAACGCCAGTTCCCCGCTCGTCGAGGTGCGGGACCTGCGCCTGACCGTGCAATCCAGCGCCGGTCCGGTCAACATCCTGCAGGGCATCGACCTGCAGGTCGCCGCCGGCGAGGCGGTCGGGATCGTCGGTCCGTCGGGTTCCGGCAAGACCAGTCTGCTGATGGTGCTGGCTGGCCTGGAACGCGCGACCGGCGGCCGTGTCCAGGTGGACGGAAACGATCTCACTGCGATGTCGGAGGATGCGCTGGCCCGGTTCCGCCGCCAGTCGGTCGGCATCGTGTTCCAGGCCTTCCATCTGATCCCCACCATGACGGCGCTGGAGAACGTGGCCATTCCGCTGGAGCTCGCGGGCGTGGCCGCGGCGTTCGCGCAGGCCGAGGCGAGCCTGCGCGCGGTCGGGCTCGGGCACCGGCTGACCCATCGCCCGGGCCAGTTGTCCGGCGGCGAACAGCAGCGTGTGGCCCTGGCGAGGGCCTTCGCCGCGGCGCCGCGGCTGCTGTTGGCTGACGAGCCCACCGGAAACCTGGATCGTGCCACCGGCGATGCGGTGATGGACCTGTTGTTCAGCCTGCAGGCGGAGCGGGGCAGTACGTTGATGCTGATTACCCACGACCCGGCGCTCGCGCATCGTTGCAGCCGCATCGTCCACGTGGCCGACGGCCGGATCGCATCGTGA